The Pygocentrus nattereri isolate fPygNat1 chromosome 2, fPygNat1.pri, whole genome shotgun sequence genome has a window encoding:
- the LOC108415810 gene encoding uncharacterized protein LOC108415810, producing the protein MMFLCSLAVFMITIGNCVSQSIAPLKNTIHAVEDQTLTLSCKYNGSVNNLQWYRQYPGSRPVYLLMTFPGSPTVSHATPRFPRLDAKEKNKTLDLIISSAEVSDSALYYCAMKPTVTGNPESCVSQSTAPLDSKVLVQMRQLLSPAKDCSAQSIAPLENKMQVHALQHETVTLSCRYDGNVYNLQWYRQYPGSRPEHLLMIFPESKDVIHADPPFPRLNATADKSTVDLLISSATVSDSALYYCTLQPTVTGNPVTLYKNTG; encoded by the exons atgatgtttctgtgctctctggcTGTCTTTATGATCACGATAG ggaactgtgtttcacagtcaatagcaccactgaaaaacacaatCCATGCTGTTGAAGATCAGACActtactctctcctgcaagtATAATGGTAGTGTGAATAAtctgcagtggtatcgtcagtatcctggatccagaccagtgTATTTACTGATGACATTTCCAGGATCACCAACTGTGAGCCATGCAACTCCACGTTTTCCAAGACTGGATgctaaagaaaagaacaaaacactggatctgatcatctcctctgctgaagtatcagactctgcactctactactgtgccatgaagcccacagtgacaggaaacccag agagctgtgtttcacagtcaacAGCACCACTGGACAGCAAAGTCCTGGTTcagatgagacagttactctctcctgcaa aGGACTGTTCTGCACAGTCAATAGCACCActggaaaacaaaatgcaggtTCATGCTCTGCAacatgagacagttactctctcctgcaggTATGATGGTAACGTGTACAAtctgcagtggtatcgtcagtatcctggatccagaccagagcaTTTACTGATGATATTTCCAGAGTCAAAAGATGTGATCCATGCAGATCCTCCTTTCCCACGACTGAATGCTACAGCAGATAAAAGTACAGTGGatctgttgatctcctctgctacagtatcagactctgctcTCTACTACTGCAccctgcagcccacagtgacaggaaacccagttACTCTGTACAAAAACACAGGATGA